From Rhopalosiphum padi isolate XX-2018 chromosome 2, ASM2088224v1, whole genome shotgun sequence:
TAACTCCTAAACCTGCAGCTGCTCGCTGCTTTATCAGCAAAGCAATATTGTAATCAGCATTCAGCGTACAGCTCATAGAGTATTACTCTATGGTACAGCTGCAGCTAATACATAGATAAAAGATTgttgttttcataatttatggAGCCGTTATcagtattttcaatttaaacagCTGCCGAGATAATACTGTTTATTTTGGTATTGCCAAATTTGGAGTGTTTGTCCGCGTAGACGTCGCAGTAAATAGTAACACACTAATACAGTCACAGTGCGTAGGATCTCCAGCATCCGCTTGGCGAGTCGCACCTATCTAGGCCAATTTCGTGGTGTGATTTTCGTCCGCGTGTCCAGTGGTTTCGTTGATATACGCGATGGAAGATATATTCCAGTGGTGCCGAGAAGGCGTCGCCATGCAAGTGCGGGTCTGGCTCGACGACACCGAACACGACATGAACCACGGGTGAGTTAAATTGTACCTATCAACGCGATAAGGTGGGCGGAATGTTTTGGTCAACCGACGTTTTCACCCTTCGCCTAACATTTTTCCAGGGACGATCATGGATTTAGTCCATTGCACTGGGCCGCTAAAGAGGGGCATCTGAAAATCGTCGAGATGCTTGTGCAGAGAGGTGCCCGCATAAACTCTACGAATCGAGGCGATGACACGCCTCTGCACTTGGCTGCAGCGCACGGTCATCATGAAATTGTTCACCTGGTGAATATCTAGCGTTTTTGTTTTATCTCTGCGAGTTCTATGTTTATATTGACATTGTTTAATAGTAAACATTGTGTTTCCTTGTAATTTAGTTGTTGAAAAACCGTGCTGACATTAATTTCACTAACGAACACGGTAACACTCCGTTACACTATGCTTGCTTCTGGGGCTATGAAGCAATCGCTGAAGAACTTATTGAAAACGGTGCTTTGGCTGCCTTGGCCAACAAAGATGGAGATACTCCGCTAGACAAGGGAAGAGGACCAattctaaaacatttaaaaggTATTGCATACATGatgataaaagtattttattttctcttttCTTACTGTCttgaccaataataataaaaactaaaaacatattaattacagATTTGGCTTTGCAATCTGGACAAGatcttactaaaataaatttcaaagatCAAAGCTGGTTGGGTTTAAAAACGAGAAGCCGTAAGTTAATTTGTTATGATTTTTTAGTATAACTTGTTTCTATACtgtcataaatttaaaacatgttattattgtacttttttacatatattaattttgctaaaggttttatagtgtatagaactttattatatacaatatttgtgGACCATCTGTTACTTTTGTATTCGCCAAAACTTCATtcgttttatgtatttaataattttatgttatcattgtaagtttacataaataattaaatattacctaattattttataaatggctTAGGAGATGCTACATTATCACGACATAAAGGAATAAATTTGAGTGATCTTTACTTGCACACAAAAATGGCTACATCACCTAGTGGAGAAACATGGCGTGGTCATTGGCAGAAAAATGACATTGTCGCAAAAGTATTAGCTGTACGACAGTGTACTCCTCGAATATCAAGAGATTTCAATGAAGAATTCCCAAAActtaggtaataaattattttattgataatttgtctttaaacaatttttattcaatcatccttTTGATTGTAGAATATTCTCACACCCTAATGTGCTGCCAGTGATAGGATGTTGCAACTCCCCTCCTAACTTGGTGGTTATTAGTCAGTATATGCCTTGGGGATCGCTTTATACTTTATTACACGAAGGAGCCAGAGTTACAGTGGACACAGCCTTAGCACTTAGACTTGCAGTAGATGTTTCTAGGGCCATGGCATTTTTGCATAGTTTGGAAAGGATCATACCACAATTTCATCTGAATAGTCATCATATCATGGTATACTTactagttattttattagtaatttaattgttgtattattaaatttaatgtgcgCTTATTATCTGTATCCATAGATCGATGAGGATCTTACAGCTAGGATAAATATGGCAGATGCTAAATTTTCATTCCAAGAAAAGGCAAGAGTATATTACCCTGGATGGATGTCTCCTGAGGGTAaatatttggattttaaatttaagtttatttatttgtttgaaactgttcataagatttttattaacaccagattgttgtaaaaatatatatacaaactgtatatttgttattttcagCTTTACAAAAAAAGCGAATTGATACTAATTCAGAAGCGTGTGACATGTGGAGTTTTGCTGTTCTTTTATGGGAATTAGCTACTAGGGAAGTTCCATTTTCTCACTTGTCACCAATGGAAATAGGGATGaaggtataattattgttatttcttaattaaaatatttttaactaaaacaattatatttttaggtggCTTTGGATGGTTTAAGAGTGTCTATTCCATCTGATATTTCACCTCACCTCACCAAactgattaaaatatgtatgaacgAGGATCCGGGCAAAAGGCCAACTTTTGACATGGTGCTTCCAATTTTGGATAAAatgaaaagataataatataaagtaacaaCATTCTTCAGTGCTATAGTGGGAGATGAAATCTTAACAGATAGGTCACTAATCTTTACACAAAGGAAAATTTCAAAGCTGATCAATTACTGTATCAAAtggttaaaaagttaatatttatataatatacatgtttttaattttgttagaatgttcatagttttatttttactataaattactttttataaacaaaaaacagttgaaataaaatattaatattttattaaaaaaaaatttagatattttaacgttaaaatgttacagttcaattaatatttttggactACTATAATATTCCAGCGTGAGCTTACTGTATTGTGCAGATTAATAAAGACTTTGAAGTTGATTATGTATTAACATTAGGTATTAACTAATtagtacttattaatttattattaaatatattatattgttgtaataagTATCTAGTTACAACACTGTATTACTGTTGAGTGggtgtatttttttctaactgatataatttaaataaatttcataatgcaactataacataattttgtaaatggTCTGGCACATAAtgttcttataatttaatatacattatacacacccTCTGGGCTTCTTAAGTTTGTGTTATAAACAAAATCTGTTATAGTTGTCTATTATAGCCGCagtaatatcaaaactaatggATTATTGCTCCAAGGTATATATTCTTGTTAAGTGGTTATATCCTATTATCctgtatatttaggtatactcAATGTGCTAATTATCATAACTGTATCAGACAACacttaattaaaagtttatggTAATGCTTTATATTAAAGTAACCTACAAATCTAAAGTTGAGTGGACTGGAATAGTTTCAATAAATCtactcaaaacattttatttgtctaataatatggagtgaaaattaatttatacaatattcggACAGAATACAGGGGGtgtaattagaaattaatatgagcttacattttgtatacttaacttgtttttttttttacaataacatataatacattttagttttgttaaactgtaacaatttgtattagatttaaacatttattttttttaaaaactaatatttttgttgaatatgcataatatagccGATGACAGTGTTTTTGtcaattattgttaatgttatGGCTAGGTACAtatgcaaaaattaattattccacGATAGTGAACACATCGCGTGCCTTATTATAcagtttgttaaaataaattatcgtactgctaataattgtaaaataataataataataaaaatgtattactaatcGAAATATGTTGTTGATTTTGTTTACCGACCTTTTTATAGTACTGTTGCCGCAGTTAAATTCAAACGAATTACGAATTCGCCGTCAATATACTCTCGGGGATTATGTTATTGgaattgtgtatttaaatatttaacgagtgaaatacacacacacacacacacacacacgcacgcacgtaTACACatgaatattacaatataaaatattaaacacgcTAATCCGCTTCGCCGGAGTCTAGTCAAATGGCAATAACGTATTGTTCACTATttcatataagtacatattttatgttacgcAAGAGACACGTTGCGTTGAAACCAAATGCACTCAAGAAAAAAGGAAAACGAGCAGCTGGAAAACTTGCTCagccaatattttaaaacggtatgttttgtttttgaatgtttacctataaaatactaatttttatagaaCTATGGATTGTTTATTTGACAATTTAACTGACATTGAATTGAGTCCCGCAAATATTTTTGGGTTATAGGAGTTGAGTCCGACCAATATTGTTAGGTTGTTCGAGTTGAGTCCCTTCAGCCTATTACAGTGATATGTCGATATGAcgatatgtatgtgtgtgtgtgtgtgtgtgtgtgtgtgtgttttatgaGAACATTAATACACTATAAGTTGTCGATAAAATGCTTAAACTTTTACCTTTGAGGgtgattttagataaaaattggaactagtttgtactttaaagaagtaaaaattaaaaattcctagtaTTTTGAGAAGAACAAACAAAAAGTTAATGGATAACGGAAATATTTACGCTAATccagattttttaataaaatttttttttattttattgtaattcaaaaacttgaaattttcactaagtatttatattaaattttctaaaaatggtataatttttaaaatattttgatttttttctaagttatttatgaacatttacaattttcgatttctttttttttttttctatatgtgacaataaaacagttataaatgggtaaaaatgtttgaaaatttaatacaagattctttataatagtatatttatcaataaaaaaatattgaaaatttataatcatacattttttttttatcaagcttACTTGATATATACGAATAAGGAGGTAATGAAATTGAAGAATAGATAAGATTCAATACACCtactatattacaatttacagctAGTGTGTATTTGCGTAATTAGAAAAATCCGTTGATTACGAGTTGAATAGCATTATTATTTCGGAGTCGATCGTTAAGTATTATGTGACTAACGTGCAAATGTGCGAGTATACTGTAAGTTAGATAAGTGTGTTCGAGGGTTTTTTCTATTACCTATTAGCTAGTATTAGGGTATATAAGTATGACTGTTTCAGAGTATAATGgactgtataaataataattataataactactacTGAATaggaaaatagtaataaatttgaCCAGACAAAATTAGGGTTAtggtaatgataattaataaatataaaattatattgccaCAAAATgccacgtataataataattataacaaaataataataataaacaatttaaactgaccagtgtataataaaataatataatgaaactaGTGTATAGGTAAAATATGGGGAGGTTAACTTTAATTAAcgacaaaataattaagttcGACTTGAATCGTCGAGTGTGACGGAATCCGTCGCTGGTTTTTGGTCGTAAATTGAGGTGCTGGTTGGACGACTCGCAAATGGTAATGACGGTAATGTCCGTATAATAAGTTGTTAAATGAAtaacatcaaataaaaaaaaataataaattagttttatttaactaattaaataaattaaaaagtatggaaactgatatattattttaacaacataaatTATCGGGCAGTTTAAAAAAGTTGGTGGGCCGTAAGCTGGAGACCCCTGgactataatttaatagaattcaaagcgattataatataataggtaatatattttattcgaaattAGTTATTATGGAAAACTAAGCAACTGACAACAATGCAACTGATATTTATAACCatgatttttatgtaaataaaatgtattaataatagaagttaacattttattttgaataatggctattttaatttttaatgcggTTGCTTTAAAAAagctgataaaaaaatatggctCGTGAAGGAAAAAAGGTTGTTGATTCCTGAGCTGGGAGATCATCAAATATGTAAACTGTATTGtctgtattttatgaatttcggATAGAGATTAAGTGATGAGAATATCGTGTCGAATTTCAGAATCTATAGATCTATTGTATAACCTAAAGGTCCAGACGAAGCAAACCATTTTAACTAGTCTGCAGCAGATTTTTGTTCGCCAGCTAATAACTAACGAGCTATGACTAAAAGTATCTGGTCACCTGATCCGTTTAGCTTCGGCAACGATGATTTTCCTAGTACGAAGTTTGATCTTagcatttaaattacaaaaattgacTTTTTACACTTCAGTTACTGTTTAGTCTTTAAGTATACAGTAGTTAGAGGTCCGTCTCCTTTAGAGGCaccaattaaaacaaattataaagccTGTATACCATTCAAAGTTTCACTAATTGGCATGTACACGTACGTATTATATAACGAATTTAAAATATCGCTAGCGCGGCCGTTCGTATTAATTTCTTGTCATCACGATTAGAGTAAAGTTGCCAAAGTTGATTgttctatgttaattttatacaaattaacggCCGATGGTCGGCTTTCTAAATAGTTTACTGGTCAAATAAAAAGATCGTCATTAAATgacgtaattttttaattgtacttaATTAAGTTTCCAAAATATGTGACTAAACCGATTTCTTTATAGGCTGGAGTGTCAATACACTAATATAGACGACTATAATTTAGTTgatgtatttttgaatttatttataatatagttaatttaaatgtactGAGTCACATCAGTTGTAGAACAAATACAATTCGAGACAATTTTTGGGGAAAAAATGTCTTTTTAACTAAAAGTTATTGTTAAATTGACATACACGTtggtatattagttttttttttttttttataaaatataaccttGTAATTTTGCTActttgaaaattgatttattatacatactcttaataatgaatatataatcataaacaattttcatcataatactattatataaatattattatcaatgccAGTGCTATAAATATTGACTCCCTGGGCGAAACCACGTATTTGTGCTCTTCCCCTTCTCTCAATaataaattccatttttttaaataaaaaatagttataagataaaataaaaacgataaagaatttaattttataaaaacactatGCCAAAAACACaggtgtaataaattattaataattaataactaaaaattatgttttaaatgaaaGGGTAGATCAAAAAAAGATTTCTTTTTTCGATTTTCAGTTTATTAGATACACTAACAGTAACTACtgtatctttaaaatatattaacatatcgTTGAAGCACTCCTTTAAAACAGGCGTCCAGGACGTCGACCCTATTCGCCCACCCCTAAAGTAGATcttgattattatgtattaggtTTTTTGTAAGTTAGGCGCGTTTGTGTTATCACAAATCACAatcaatattagtattttattccaCCTAGGATTCATTAAACGATTCATTTGAACGTATATATAGgtcaattcaatttattaaacaaatacataatttttctataaagtttttttgcttaatttatgctgatcaaataaaaatgataattaagattaaaaaattaaagttaattgtaTTTGGAAGAATGTTGTTTAATCGaacgaaatatttttctattttgttaAAGGTGAtcattattttcatacataataggtatataagatTATTCACCAAGCATAACCTACATCCGTTtttccatttaataataaatttattcaaattctattttttgaatttttaaacatacttaGACCATAATTACAAATACTTGAGATTTTTTGTGTTGCTTAAAAAGAGTCTCTTGTAGTGACACCAATAAACttcttttttaaaatgataactaCCTCCCTTTTTGTTCTAATTTATTTAGTGGAGAATTTTGTCTTAAAGCTTTGATGTGcctaattgaaaatttaagcgagaagtttttaaattattaaaattttatactagggataatggtttataaaaatgatcaaagaacaaatgaaaaaacagaattttttgACTCAATAGCTCACAAAGcattttcggaaaaaatatatcaatataccgtaatattaaaagtaaaataaattacttgaatagctatgtataatgtatacagaaATAACATCGTGAAATATAGTTTGTGATTTATGCTGTAAAACCATCACTACTTAGAAtcgtttttgtatacaatgatatatcattataatataatataatagtgactcattcgacacctaatgtacagcagaatGGTACCCATTtgtctacttttttttatacattattattacatataatatgtttatttgtcTATAGAGATCATTTTCCACGTATGGAGCTGTCAAAGATGATAAATTATCTACATACCGACAAAATAGTTTTGTACACCAGAAATATAACAAGCCTAAATCGCCCATATTTGAATTCAAGACGTTTTGCTCTATGACCAGCTTGCATGGTTTCTTTCATTTTgtggaaaacaattttaacaagaTTGGAAAGTAAgtaaatcgtaatattttaataatctctAAACGCTTACGTCATATATC
This genomic window contains:
- the LOC132920616 gene encoding integrin-linked protein kinase → MEDIFQWCREGVAMQVRVWLDDTEHDMNHGDDHGFSPLHWAAKEGHLKIVEMLVQRGARINSTNRGDDTPLHLAAAHGHHEIVHLLLKNRADINFTNEHGNTPLHYACFWGYEAIAEELIENGALAALANKDGDTPLDKGRGPILKHLKDLALQSGQDLTKINFKDQSWLGLKTRSRDATLSRHKGINLSDLYLHTKMATSPSGETWRGHWQKNDIVAKVLAVRQCTPRISRDFNEEFPKLRIFSHPNVLPVIGCCNSPPNLVVISQYMPWGSLYTLLHEGARVTVDTALALRLAVDVSRAMAFLHSLERIIPQFHLNSHHIMIDEDLTARINMADAKFSFQEKARVYYPGWMSPEALQKKRIDTNSEACDMWSFAVLLWELATREVPFSHLSPMEIGMKVALDGLRVSIPSDISPHLTKLIKICMNEDPGKRPTFDMVLPILDKMKR